A single Microbacterium protaetiae DNA region contains:
- a CDS encoding DNA-3-methyladenine glycosylase I, with the protein MDAEYQRYHDEEWGTPLHGDRALFEKMALEGFQAGLSWITILRKRPRFREVFAGFEPAEVAAFGDDDVARLMADAGIIRNRAKIEATIGNARLVVDMADGELDALLWSFAPMAPHSRPVSFAEVPAVTPESTAMSKELRRRGFRFVGPTTMYALMQSTGMVDDHVVGCWRTT; encoded by the coding sequence ATGGATGCCGAATACCAGCGCTATCACGACGAAGAGTGGGGCACCCCGCTGCACGGTGACCGGGCGCTGTTCGAGAAGATGGCGCTCGAGGGGTTTCAGGCCGGCCTGTCGTGGATCACGATCCTGCGCAAGCGGCCCCGGTTCCGCGAGGTGTTCGCCGGGTTCGAGCCGGCGGAGGTCGCCGCGTTCGGCGACGACGATGTGGCGCGACTCATGGCCGATGCCGGCATCATCCGCAACCGCGCGAAGATCGAGGCGACGATCGGCAACGCCCGGCTGGTGGTCGATATGGCCGACGGCGAACTCGACGCGCTGCTGTGGTCGTTCGCGCCGATGGCACCGCACTCACGACCGGTGTCGTTCGCGGAGGTGCCGGCGGTCACGCCGGAGTCGACCGCGATGAGCAAGGAACTGCGTCGCCGCGGCTTCCGCTTCGTCGGCCCCACGACGATGTACGCGCTGATGCAGTCCACCGGCATGGTCGATGACCATGTGGTGGGATGCTGGCGCACGACCTGA
- a CDS encoding FtsX-like permease family protein produces the protein MSRRRAAPGIRLALRAAATSPVVSLIVVVLAAVIAGAGSAVPALLDDARTATVRAALGALPRASFDLVATLQGAASPDSSSGADPWALPHDTVAAIHRDLPEPLRSAVGDPEVFVVLDGQTSTPLDESPAPSNRVEVALDPGFADRVRIVQGRLPAATSIETAADPVVEVALSEEASAVLAWPLGQRRSLGFADVGMTAELVGVYDAVDPDDEAWAQRPTGLHPSADQLGAADPVHLATAYADPAMLTQLGVWVDQSSTTVWMPLRIGRITGAQATEIGTQLRGFAARPQQFSVRLGSVYEPGLTFRSSAPEVLVEGAARGDAMAAVATLAAVGPLAVAVVAVAMAGRMLASRRVGSVRLARSRGGSVRLLAGLLAVEGLVLGGLGALVGAAVAGAVVGWAGAASTLVPVLVTLTPAVAVPVAALHAAARTARTDLGVADRPTRRRRLLVEAAVVAIAAAVIVLALVRAPGAGPTPMAVAVPLAVFAIGCVVVLRVILPVLTGVEALTARGRGVMALVGPARARRGRTLPLAAVLASLVCVATAVFSGVATATITAGIDASARARTGADLRITAPAFDEAQIAALRALNGVDAAAPVYADAQLPADSKGKWLTVTVLAVDPVELAAVQRGVTDALPLPEALSDTDEVFAVAATGLADDLRDGTLTIHGIDVHVAATAETAAFAPAARWIVVSRENAQRLLGPQPTTSAVLLDLADPAAAHRVAASALDIAGTGARAVIPAQLSAGIAADPSVRAVRVSLVVALIVVTLLLVLATAMTLLRGAPARGRMLGLMAAMGYPRGRELPLVAWEVAPPLLLALPVGIAAGCALPPLLLPAVDLGRFVGGGAAPPLTVPAWLLWATAGAYLLIAALAVAVAAAVAARMTGIIALRRIDEEIET, from the coding sequence GTGAGCCGGCGCCGGGCGGCCCCCGGCATCCGGCTCGCCCTCCGCGCGGCGGCGACCAGCCCGGTCGTCTCGCTCATCGTCGTGGTGCTCGCCGCCGTCATCGCCGGTGCCGGATCCGCCGTGCCGGCGCTGCTCGACGACGCGCGCACCGCGACCGTGCGTGCGGCGTTGGGCGCCCTTCCCCGTGCGTCGTTCGATCTTGTCGCCACCCTGCAGGGGGCGGCATCCCCCGATTCGAGCTCGGGAGCCGACCCTTGGGCATTGCCCCACGACACCGTCGCTGCCATCCACCGCGATCTGCCCGAACCGCTGCGTTCGGCCGTCGGCGACCCCGAGGTGTTCGTCGTGCTCGACGGACAGACCTCGACGCCGCTCGACGAATCGCCAGCGCCGTCGAATCGGGTCGAGGTCGCTCTCGATCCGGGATTCGCCGACCGGGTCCGGATCGTGCAGGGGCGACTGCCCGCGGCGACGAGCATCGAGACCGCGGCCGACCCGGTGGTCGAGGTCGCACTCTCTGAAGAGGCTTCGGCGGTGCTAGCGTGGCCGCTGGGCCAGCGACGTTCGCTCGGCTTCGCCGACGTGGGCATGACCGCCGAACTCGTCGGGGTGTACGACGCGGTCGACCCCGACGACGAGGCCTGGGCGCAGCGGCCCACCGGCCTGCATCCCTCGGCCGATCAGCTCGGCGCCGCCGATCCCGTGCATCTGGCCACGGCGTATGCGGACCCGGCCATGCTGACGCAGCTCGGCGTGTGGGTCGACCAGTCGTCGACGACGGTATGGATGCCGCTGCGCATCGGCCGCATCACCGGCGCGCAGGCCACCGAGATCGGCACGCAGCTGCGCGGCTTCGCGGCCCGCCCGCAGCAGTTCTCGGTGCGACTGGGCAGCGTCTACGAACCGGGCCTGACTTTTCGCAGCTCGGCGCCCGAGGTGCTCGTCGAGGGCGCCGCGCGCGGCGACGCGATGGCGGCCGTGGCGACCCTGGCCGCGGTCGGTCCCCTGGCGGTGGCCGTGGTCGCGGTGGCGATGGCGGGGCGGATGCTGGCATCCCGCCGGGTCGGATCGGTGCGCCTCGCGCGCTCGAGGGGTGGTTCGGTGCGGCTTCTGGCGGGGCTGCTGGCGGTCGAGGGCCTGGTGCTGGGAGGCCTGGGCGCCCTCGTCGGCGCCGCCGTCGCCGGAGCCGTCGTGGGCTGGGCGGGCGCGGCATCCACTCTCGTGCCGGTGCTGGTGACGCTCACCCCGGCCGTCGCGGTGCCGGTCGCGGCGCTGCACGCCGCCGCGCGCACGGCACGCACCGACCTCGGCGTGGCCGATCGACCCACCCGCCGCCGCCGGCTGCTGGTCGAGGCGGCCGTCGTCGCGATAGCGGCCGCGGTCATCGTGCTCGCGCTCGTGCGTGCACCGGGTGCCGGACCGACCCCGATGGCCGTTGCCGTGCCGCTGGCCGTGTTCGCGATCGGCTGCGTGGTGGTGCTGCGCGTGATCCTACCCGTGCTCACCGGCGTCGAGGCCCTCACCGCGCGCGGACGCGGAGTGATGGCGCTCGTCGGACCGGCCCGCGCACGCCGGGGTCGGACCCTGCCGCTGGCCGCCGTGCTGGCCTCGCTGGTGTGCGTGGCCACCGCGGTCTTCTCGGGGGTGGCCACCGCGACGATCACCGCCGGCATCGACGCGTCGGCCCGCGCACGCACCGGCGCCGATCTGCGCATCACCGCCCCGGCCTTCGACGAGGCGCAGATCGCCGCGCTGCGGGCGCTGAACGGGGTGGATGCCGCAGCCCCGGTCTATGCTGACGCGCAGCTGCCGGCCGACTCGAAGGGCAAGTGGCTGACGGTCACCGTGCTTGCCGTCGACCCCGTCGAGCTCGCCGCGGTGCAACGGGGCGTGACCGATGCGCTGCCACTGCCCGAGGCCCTCAGCGACACCGACGAGGTCTTCGCGGTGGCAGCGACCGGGCTTGCCGACGACCTGCGTGACGGGACCCTGACGATCCACGGCATCGACGTGCACGTGGCAGCCACCGCCGAGACTGCGGCGTTCGCGCCGGCCGCGCGCTGGATCGTCGTCAGCCGTGAGAACGCGCAGCGACTGCTGGGCCCGCAGCCGACCACATCGGCGGTTCTGCTGGATCTGGCCGACCCGGCAGCCGCGCACCGGGTCGCGGCATCCGCCCTCGACATCGCCGGCACGGGCGCACGCGCTGTCATTCCCGCGCAGTTGTCAGCCGGGATCGCCGCCGACCCCTCGGTGCGTGCGGTGCGCGTCTCGCTCGTGGTCGCCCTGATCGTGGTGACGCTGCTTCTCGTGCTCGCAACCGCGATGACTCTGCTGCGCGGCGCGCCCGCGCGGGGGCGGATGCTGGGGCTCATGGCCGCGATGGGGTATCCGCGTGGTCGCGAGCTGCCGTTGGTCGCGTGGGAGGTCGCGCCGCCGTTGCTGCTCGCGCTGCCGGTGGGGATCGCGGCGGGGTGCGCGCTGCCGCCGCTGCTGCTGCCGGCGGTCGATCTCGGGCGGTTCGTCGGCGGCGGGGCTGCCCCTCCGCTGACGGTGCCGGCGTGGCTGCTCTGGGCGACGGCGGGCGCCTATCTGCTGATCGCGGCGCTCGCCGTGGCGGTGGCCGCCGCCGTGGCAGCGCGCATGACGGGGATCATTGCGCTGCGGCGGATCGATGAGGAGATCGAGACATGA
- a CDS encoding ABC transporter ATP-binding protein, with translation MSDDDDIVCEGLVRIYTAQGVEVQALQGLDLVVQRGEMVALIGASGSGKSTLLNILSGSDAPSAGRARVAGHDLVAMRARERLDYRRRCVGFVWQQSGRNLLPYLSGRENVAMAQAVAGVAARRERGARVEALLAQLGVADVADQRPEQLSGGQQQRVAIAVALANEPQVLLADEPTGELDEATSAEVLAAMEQVNREHGVTTLIVTHDATVAEHVDRTVRIRDGRTATETLRTTHTDSSGRRVRLAAEYAVLDRAGRMQLPAEYVDALELRDRVRLSLEPDRIEVRSGQGDARSLSEERGDESKRAGDEGAGEDPPETAAASPAAASTPDSDDEEKS, from the coding sequence ATGAGCGACGACGACGACATCGTGTGCGAAGGACTCGTGCGCATCTACACCGCGCAGGGTGTGGAGGTGCAGGCGCTGCAGGGGCTTGACCTGGTCGTGCAGCGTGGCGAGATGGTGGCGCTGATCGGCGCATCGGGGTCGGGCAAATCGACGCTGCTGAACATCCTGTCTGGCTCGGACGCCCCCAGCGCCGGAAGGGCCCGCGTGGCCGGACACGACCTTGTCGCCATGCGCGCACGCGAGCGGTTGGATTACCGGCGACGGTGTGTGGGCTTCGTCTGGCAGCAGTCCGGGCGCAATCTGCTGCCGTATCTGTCGGGGCGTGAGAACGTCGCGATGGCGCAGGCGGTGGCCGGCGTCGCCGCGCGGCGGGAGCGCGGCGCTCGCGTCGAAGCGCTGCTCGCCCAGCTCGGCGTCGCCGATGTCGCCGACCAGCGCCCCGAACAGCTCTCCGGAGGCCAGCAGCAGCGCGTGGCCATCGCCGTCGCGCTGGCCAACGAGCCGCAGGTGCTGCTGGCCGACGAGCCCACCGGCGAGCTCGACGAGGCCACCAGCGCCGAGGTTCTCGCCGCCATGGAGCAGGTCAACCGCGAGCACGGTGTGACCACGCTGATCGTGACGCACGATGCGACCGTGGCTGAACACGTGGATCGCACCGTGCGCATTCGCGACGGACGCACCGCGACCGAGACCTTGCGCACCACACACACCGACTCCAGCGGGCGCCGCGTGCGGTTGGCTGCGGAGTATGCGGTGCTCGACCGGGCCGGGCGCATGCAGCTGCCCGCCGAGTACGTCGACGCGCTCGAGCTGCGCGACCGGGTGCGGCTGTCGCTTGAACCCGACCGCATCGAGGTGCGCTCGGGGCAGGGGGATGCGAGGTCATTGAGCGAGGAGCGCGGCGACGAGTCGAAACGCGCGGGCGATGAAGGGGCAGGCGAAGACCCGCCCGAGACCGCCGCGGCATCGCCGGCCGCGGCATCCACCCCCGACTCTGACGACGAGGAGAAGTCATGA
- a CDS encoding ABC transporter ATP-binding protein, whose protein sequence is MTALRATELTRVFRTPAGDLTAVNAIDLDVAPGELVAIRGRSGAGKTTLLTMLGGLDAPTSGRVEIEGIDLYGPEGSALLGTRVASVFQGFGLVPILSAAENVEVPLRIRRADPVERARRVAEALAAVGLADHAAQRPGELSGGQQQRVAIARALVVEPAVLLADEPTGQLDSETGAQIMALIARLVHERGTAAVVATHDTAMLARADRVLELHDGRLRAVVAAG, encoded by the coding sequence ATGACCGCGCTGCGCGCCACCGAGCTGACGCGGGTCTTCCGCACGCCGGCCGGAGACCTGACGGCGGTCAACGCGATCGACCTCGACGTCGCGCCGGGTGAACTCGTCGCGATCCGCGGAAGGTCGGGCGCCGGCAAGACCACCCTGCTGACCATGCTCGGCGGGCTCGACGCGCCCACCTCGGGACGCGTCGAGATCGAGGGCATTGACCTCTATGGCCCCGAGGGATCGGCCCTGCTCGGTACCCGCGTCGCGAGCGTCTTTCAAGGGTTCGGGCTGGTGCCGATTCTCTCGGCCGCTGAGAACGTCGAGGTTCCGCTGCGCATCCGGCGGGCAGATCCTGTCGAGCGGGCGCGGCGCGTGGCCGAGGCGCTGGCCGCAGTGGGACTGGCCGACCATGCCGCGCAGCGGCCGGGTGAGCTCTCGGGAGGGCAGCAGCAGCGCGTCGCCATCGCCCGGGCGTTGGTGGTCGAACCGGCCGTGCTGCTGGCCGATGAGCCGACCGGACAGCTCGACTCGGAGACCGGCGCGCAGATCATGGCGCTGATAGCGCGGCTTGTGCATGAGCGTGGGACGGCGGCGGTGGTCGCCACCCACGACACGGCCATGCTCGCGCGCGCCGACAGGGTGCTTGAGCTGCACGACGGGCGCCTGCGGGCGGTGGTTGCGGCGGGCTGA
- a CDS encoding ABC transporter substrate-binding protein codes for MLAIVVTAGMFAIAACSPSSPGDEKTPVSGGTLNIGVTADIVETIPSASAQQNTTAILANMYDTLVAAPKSGTEPEPALATEWTVSDDGLTYDFTVRDGVDFHDGTPLTAKDIVWSIEYAMKDPNQASSLANIAGLTADDDTHVTMKMSKPQPDILVALEDPNMSIIPADFGGRSIDEFRAAPIGSGPFSFTGRTVGTDIEFARFGKYWGDVPLVDTLHFKVFPDVNALSVALQSGDIDIVSNVSLDSVALMDGKVVTSAPQLVEMLQINSNTPALQDAKLRRALSMSIDRDQIVKSLLSGYGEPATTLLSVSSFPKGAPNIQDSPYIFDEAKAAALVAESGYTGTPLRLIYSTGIPSDVSLAAALQAEWKKAGITIELKPLESGEWLKAVTATPPHDNFDLSISRAGGASPTPQLGFVIDSQYFGGGWDVSTVKQTLGDYSDARDPATQQKVLANYEQNLSQTLEAVTIAYFGIVSVISDKVQGFEPRVSEFFPLNTVSLTS; via the coding sequence GTGCTGGCCATCGTCGTCACCGCTGGCATGTTCGCGATCGCGGCGTGTTCGCCGTCGTCGCCTGGGGACGAGAAGACGCCCGTCTCGGGCGGAACGCTCAACATCGGTGTCACCGCAGACATCGTGGAGACGATTCCGTCTGCCAGTGCTCAGCAGAACACCACCGCCATCCTGGCCAACATGTACGACACGCTTGTCGCGGCACCGAAGTCTGGGACCGAACCGGAGCCAGCGCTAGCCACCGAGTGGACGGTGTCGGATGACGGCCTCACCTACGATTTCACGGTGCGCGACGGAGTCGACTTCCACGACGGAACCCCGCTCACTGCGAAGGACATCGTATGGTCGATCGAATACGCGATGAAGGACCCGAACCAGGCCAGCTCCCTGGCCAACATCGCGGGACTTACCGCCGACGACGATACTCACGTGACCATGAAGATGTCCAAACCACAGCCCGACATCCTGGTGGCGCTCGAAGATCCGAATATGTCGATCATTCCGGCGGACTTCGGCGGACGCAGTATCGATGAATTCCGTGCTGCTCCAATCGGATCCGGCCCATTCTCGTTCACCGGCCGCACCGTCGGGACCGACATCGAGTTCGCACGGTTCGGCAAGTACTGGGGGGACGTCCCTCTCGTTGACACCCTGCACTTCAAAGTTTTCCCCGACGTGAACGCACTGTCGGTCGCCCTGCAGTCCGGTGATATCGACATCGTGAGCAATGTCTCTCTGGACTCCGTTGCGCTGATGGACGGCAAGGTCGTCACATCGGCGCCGCAGTTGGTTGAGATGCTACAGATCAACTCGAACACGCCGGCACTGCAAGACGCCAAGCTGCGGCGCGCGCTGTCGATGAGCATCGATCGCGACCAGATCGTGAAGAGCCTGCTCAGCGGATACGGCGAGCCCGCTACCACCCTGCTGAGCGTAAGCTCGTTCCCGAAGGGAGCGCCGAATATCCAAGACAGCCCCTACATCTTCGACGAGGCGAAGGCTGCCGCGCTAGTCGCAGAATCAGGGTACACCGGCACGCCGCTCCGGTTGATCTACTCTACCGGCATTCCGAGCGATGTCTCCCTCGCCGCCGCACTGCAGGCCGAATGGAAGAAGGCCGGGATCACGATCGAACTCAAGCCCCTCGAATCCGGCGAATGGCTGAAGGCGGTCACAGCCACGCCGCCGCACGATAACTTCGACCTGTCGATAAGCCGTGCAGGGGGAGCATCCCCTACTCCGCAACTTGGGTTCGTCATCGACTCGCAGTACTTCGGCGGGGGTTGGGACGTAAGTACCGTGAAGCAGACGCTCGGCGACTATTCGGACGCGCGCGACCCGGCCACCCAGCAGAAGGTGCTCGCCAACTACGAGCAGAACCTATCGCAGACGCTTGAAGCGGTGACCATCGCCTATTTCGGGATCGTCTCTGTTATCAGCGACAAAGTGCAGGGTTTCGAACCGCGGGTCTCCGAGTTCTTCCCGCTGAACACCGTGTCCCTGACTTCCTGA
- a CDS encoding ABC transporter ATP-binding protein: MSGVGFALEAGSAIGIVGESGSGKSTCARAIAGLLPHAGRIELDGVQLPSPRPPAVRRQIQMVFQDPTSSLNPSIRCDRALMQVLPRRFGDAAHRRQRAHELLEQVRLPSRLFTSWPSELSGGQRQRVAIARALGAEPRVLITDEATSALDASVQATILELINSLRVSTGVGVIFISHDLTVVRATCDQVVVMKDGRVAEQGPVTDVYDRPRDSYTRTLIDAVPSVDSALARRHDATASQHRHWVRPEGALP, encoded by the coding sequence GTGTCGGGCGTCGGCTTCGCCTTGGAAGCCGGCTCGGCGATCGGTATCGTCGGCGAATCGGGCAGCGGTAAGTCCACGTGCGCTCGAGCCATCGCGGGCCTACTCCCCCACGCCGGTCGGATCGAGCTCGATGGCGTCCAGCTTCCGAGCCCGCGGCCTCCGGCGGTGCGTCGGCAGATCCAGATGGTGTTTCAGGACCCAACGTCTTCACTGAATCCCTCAATCCGGTGTGATCGTGCGCTGATGCAGGTGCTGCCGCGCCGTTTCGGCGACGCAGCTCATCGCCGGCAGCGCGCACACGAACTGCTTGAGCAAGTCCGGTTGCCGTCACGCCTGTTCACGAGTTGGCCATCGGAGCTGTCTGGCGGTCAGCGCCAGAGGGTCGCGATCGCGCGAGCCCTCGGTGCCGAGCCGAGGGTATTGATCACGGACGAGGCCACGTCCGCACTCGACGCGTCGGTGCAGGCCACAATCCTCGAGCTGATCAACAGCTTGCGGGTGTCCACCGGGGTAGGCGTCATCTTCATCTCCCACGACCTCACCGTCGTTCGCGCGACGTGCGACCAGGTCGTGGTCATGAAAGACGGGCGAGTCGCGGAGCAGGGGCCCGTGACGGACGTCTACGACCGCCCGCGAGACTCCTACACGCGCACCCTCATCGACGCAGTGCCCTCGGTCGATTCCGCGCTCGCGAGGCGGCACGACGCCACCGCCTCGCAGCATCGCCACTGGGTGCGCCCGGAAGGCGCGTTGCCGTGA
- a CDS encoding ABC transporter ATP-binding protein, giving the protein MTSARDPLLTLEHITVRLDGTTDTALVDGVSLELERGSCLGLVGESGSGKSLLLRSIVGLIPRPLRLSGQLHWSRARDGLQQPLSPRAARGRDISMIFQEPMRSLNPMRRISWTLAEPLRMHAGLRGAALRERIISLLEDVGISDPHRIARSYPHELSGGLQQRVMIAAALSTDPALLLCDEPTTALDVTTQATILDLLRSLQSTRGLSLVFVSHDLAVVSEVADTVAVMYSGRIVEVGPTAAVIQDPQHSYTKMLVDSVPARLKPSHTDAHERTRA; this is encoded by the coding sequence ATGACCTCGGCACGCGATCCGCTACTGACGCTCGAGCACATCACGGTAAGACTCGACGGCACCACCGACACCGCCCTCGTCGACGGCGTCTCGCTTGAACTCGAGCGCGGCAGCTGCCTTGGGCTGGTCGGCGAGTCGGGCTCCGGCAAATCTCTGCTGCTGCGCAGCATCGTCGGACTCATCCCGCGGCCGCTCCGACTCTCGGGGCAGCTCCACTGGTCTCGCGCGAGAGATGGGCTGCAGCAACCGCTCTCTCCACGAGCGGCACGCGGTCGCGACATCAGCATGATCTTCCAAGAGCCGATGCGCTCGCTAAACCCGATGCGGCGGATCTCCTGGACCCTCGCCGAGCCGTTGCGGATGCACGCCGGGCTGCGCGGGGCGGCGCTGCGCGAGCGCATCATCTCTCTGCTCGAGGACGTCGGCATCAGCGATCCGCACCGCATCGCGCGTTCGTATCCACATGAGTTGTCAGGCGGTCTGCAACAGCGGGTGATGATCGCCGCCGCACTGTCCACCGATCCCGCGCTCCTGCTATGCGACGAGCCGACCACGGCGCTGGATGTCACGACCCAGGCGACAATCCTCGATCTGCTGCGCAGCTTGCAGTCGACGCGCGGGCTCTCCCTCGTGTTCGTCTCACACGACCTCGCCGTCGTTTCAGAGGTCGCCGATACGGTCGCCGTCATGTATTCGGGTCGGATCGTCGAGGTCGGCCCAACAGCGGCAGTGATACAGGACCCGCAGCACTCCTACACCAAAATGCTCGTCGACTCGGTTCCAGCACGACTGAAGCCGAGTCATACGGACGCCCACGAACGGACAAGGGCATGA
- a CDS encoding ABC transporter permease, with translation MSAAATAPSTTTIALQRRDREHARPISWIGLAIVAAFVLLAVVGPLIAPADPLAQDLVQRLQRPSTAHLLGTDALGRDVASRVIYATRVDLPLGLAAASISAAVGIVLGAAGGFIGHWVDLVLMRLGDLVMAFPTYVLVIALITIMGAGIPAILVSFALLGWVPYARVLRSEIRRVAQEEYIAAANLAGIPSLRVLAVHVLPNAIRPIISYYVLDIMMAILTLASLSYLGLGVQPPTPEWGSMVAEGQPYLQTHWWLTAAPGLTIAALGLGFILIGESIERRLRA, from the coding sequence ATGAGCGCCGCTGCCACGGCTCCTTCGACGACCACGATCGCCCTGCAACGACGAGATCGCGAACACGCCCGGCCGATCTCGTGGATTGGGCTGGCAATCGTGGCCGCCTTCGTCCTGCTCGCCGTCGTCGGCCCGCTCATCGCCCCGGCCGACCCGCTCGCGCAGGACCTCGTGCAACGACTCCAGAGGCCGTCGACGGCGCACCTGCTGGGCACTGACGCGCTGGGGCGGGATGTCGCCTCCCGAGTGATCTACGCGACACGCGTCGATCTTCCGCTCGGGCTGGCCGCGGCATCCATCTCCGCTGCCGTCGGCATAGTACTGGGAGCCGCAGGCGGCTTCATCGGGCACTGGGTCGACCTCGTACTGATGCGCCTTGGCGACCTGGTCATGGCTTTCCCCACGTATGTGCTTGTGATCGCATTGATTACCATCATGGGAGCCGGCATCCCGGCCATCCTCGTCTCCTTCGCGCTGCTCGGGTGGGTCCCGTATGCGCGCGTGCTGCGCTCCGAGATACGGCGGGTGGCGCAAGAGGAGTACATTGCAGCCGCGAACCTAGCCGGCATTCCGTCGCTGCGCGTACTCGCCGTTCACGTGTTGCCAAATGCGATCCGGCCGATCATCTCTTACTACGTTCTAGACATCATGATGGCGATCCTCACGCTCGCGTCGCTGTCGTATCTCGGGCTCGGCGTGCAACCGCCGACACCGGAATGGGGCAGTATGGTCGCCGAGGGGCAGCCGTATCTGCAGACACACTGGTGGCTGACGGCCGCTCCCGGCCTCACGATCGCCGCCCTCGGGCTCGGTTTCATCCTCATCGGTGAGTCGATCGAGAGGCGGTTGCGCGCATGA
- a CDS encoding ABC transporter permease translates to MTILGRVGRGLVQMLVLMLGCTLLVFILQSLSGRDPGRSILGIYASQEAVDALNEQLGANQPALVQYIRFLGDILRGDFGISYYSASPVADLIGPRVLATGMLLLMGFVFAFAISLPLSMVAARRPGGIADGFVRSFTIAGTVMPAFWLGILLILVIALPTGLFPVGGYGDTFAEHLRGLVLPALTLGIGLAPVQIRTLRTAWIRSMDSPYVEAARSRGVGQSRLMVTHALPNSVTPLISIVAVQIGWSIFSAVIVENTFRIPGLGQGLVLAANQSDFPVVNATTLVLAFTVVFVSFTTDWISMLFNPRLRSTR, encoded by the coding sequence ATGACCATCTTGGGACGCGTGGGCCGGGGTCTGGTCCAGATGCTCGTGCTGATGCTCGGCTGCACGCTGCTCGTGTTCATCCTGCAGTCGCTGTCCGGACGGGATCCAGGACGGTCGATCCTCGGCATCTACGCGAGCCAGGAGGCCGTCGACGCCCTCAACGAACAGCTCGGCGCGAACCAGCCGGCGCTCGTTCAATACATCCGTTTCCTCGGCGACATCCTGCGTGGCGACTTCGGAATCTCCTACTACAGCGCATCCCCCGTCGCGGATCTCATCGGACCGCGGGTGCTGGCCACTGGGATGCTGCTCCTGATGGGCTTCGTCTTCGCATTCGCGATCTCTCTGCCACTCTCGATGGTCGCGGCGCGGCGGCCGGGCGGCATCGCCGACGGTTTCGTGCGCTCCTTCACGATCGCCGGCACCGTGATGCCCGCCTTCTGGCTGGGCATCCTGCTGATCCTCGTGATTGCACTGCCGACTGGCCTCTTCCCCGTCGGCGGCTACGGCGACACCTTCGCCGAACATCTGCGAGGCCTGGTGCTGCCCGCACTCACGCTCGGAATCGGGCTCGCGCCCGTGCAGATCCGCACCCTGCGCACCGCTTGGATCCGCTCGATGGACTCACCCTACGTCGAGGCAGCACGCTCGCGCGGCGTCGGGCAGAGCCGGCTCATGGTCACGCACGCGCTGCCGAACAGCGTGACGCCGCTCATCTCGATCGTCGCGGTGCAGATCGGCTGGTCCATCTTCTCCGCGGTGATCGTAGAGAACACGTTCCGGATCCCGGGCCTGGGCCAGGGACTGGTCCTCGCCGCGAACCAGTCCGACTTCCCGGTCGTGAACGCGACGACCCTCGTGCTCGCCTTCACGGTCGTATTCGTGAGCTTCACCACCGATTGGATCTCGATGCTGTTCAACCCTCGACTTAGGAGCACTCGATGA